The following are encoded together in the Astyanax mexicanus isolate ESR-SI-001 chromosome 8, AstMex3_surface, whole genome shotgun sequence genome:
- the lrch4 gene encoding leucine-rich repeat and calponin homology domain-containing protein 4 isoform X1, with protein sequence MAAGDGSQLPATIAASRSVEKSLEEAAASGALVLSNRKLKEFPRTAKNYDLSDITHADLTKNRLCELPEELCQFISLETLSIYHNCVRSLPSSLCHLQALTYLNLSRNQLSSLPPSVCQLPLLRVLIVSNNKLSVLPASMHTLTHLRQLDVSCNELQCLPAELGQLEYLRDLNLRRNQLTTLPEELSELPLVRLDVSCNRISHIPVCYRHLRHLQTIILDNNPLQMPPAQICSKGKYHIFKYLNMEACKRSQDPLERVLRPTCLSDQELFPGPYGGLDSGFNSVDSGSKRWSGNESADDFSERSLRLAEISREHTNLQEEEERDTLLSTPRVVNGDLEQVDFIDSSVTEEEEESCKPEPPSPPQTSPPQEKAESRKTTPSQSPDSVGSRKSVSSDSTEGSPSSPTLEEKRRPGTLQLWQERERAQQQQRDRARDTALQKTAVKTGSHAAATAKQAGTGSVSGVESIDSIISSVNGLGQRCASADQMSSTIHSVSLQRSTSRTDVPYNKPCSPTGTAPKPNSFLFRTSSRCNVKPSGSVQCLAEAGRSESRSVIKSPREDKAEVSQLRKSLESRLKITLPEDLGEALSNGTVLCQLANHVRPRSVSIIHIPSPAVPKLSAAKCRLNVENFIAACRKLGVPEADICLASDVLCSKMRAVQRCVEAVLLMGGEEELKEKKKALSSSFSPFPIVPNGFLLFYCLAMALLYLLYQYLIA encoded by the exons ACTTGACGAAGAACCGGCTGTGTGAGCTGCCAGAGGAGCTGTGCCAATTCATCTCTCTGGAGACGCTCAGCATCTACCACAACTGTGTGCGTTCTTTGCCCTCCTCGCTGTGTCATCTACAGGCCCTCACCTACCTCAACCTCAG tcgAAATCAGCTGTCCAGCTTGCCCCCGTCAGTATGTCAGCTCCCTCTGCTGCGAGTCCTTATCGTCAGCAACAACAAGTTATCAGTCTTGCCCGCTTCCATGCACACTCTGACACATCTCCGACAACTG GATGTGAGCTGTAATGAGCTGCAGTGTTTGCCAGCGGAGCTGGGTCAGCTGGAGTATTTACGGGATTTGAACTTGAGGAGAAACCAGCTCACGACTCTGCCAGAGG AATTGTCTGAGCTGCCACTTGTACGTCTAGACGTATCATGCAACCGCATTTCCCATATTCCTGTGTGCTATCGGCACCTGAGACACTTGCAGACCATCATTCTGGACAACAACCCTCTACAGATGCCTCCAGCCCAGATATGCTCCAAAGGGAAGTACCACATCTTCAAGTACCTGAACATGGAAGCCTGCAAGAGGAGCCAGGACCCACTGGAGAGAGTTCTGCGGCCCACTTG CCTTTCAGACCAGGAGCTGTTCCCTGGTCCCTATGGTGGTCTGGACTCAGGCTTTAACAGCGTGGACAGTGGTAGCAAGAGATGGTCAGGAAATGAG TCTGCAGATGATTTCTCTGAGCGATCTCTGAGGTTAGCTGAAATTTCTCGTGAGCACACAAATCTACAAGAAGAGGAGGAGCGAGATACGCTGCTGAGTACCCCCAGAG TAGTAAATGGTGATTTGGAGCAGGTGGACTTTATTGACAGCAGCGTcacagaagaggaagaagagagcTGCAAGCCAGAGCCTCCCAGTCCTCCGCAAACATCACCCCCACAG GAAAAGGCAGAAAGTCGAAAAACCACGCCCTCCCAGAGCCCAGACTCCGTAGGCAGCAG AAAAAGTGTGAGCAGTGACTCAACAGAAGGCTCTCCATCCAGTCCCACACTGGAGGAGAAGAGAAGGCCTGGCACGCTGCAACTGTGGCAGGAGAGAGAGCgggcgcagcagcagcagagagatcgGGCCAGGGACACTGC TTTGCAGAAGACGGCAGTGAAAACAGGAAGTCACGCGGCGGCGACAGCCAAACAGGCAGGAACAGGAAGTGTCTCAGG TGTTGAGTCTATAGACAGCATCATCAGTTCTGTTAATGGACTTGGGCAGAGATGTGCG AGTGCGGATCAGATGAGCTCTACTATTCACTCAGTATCTCTTCAGCGTTCAACAAGCCGAACAG atgTGCCCTACAATAAACCCTGCTCTCCCACTGGCACTGCCCCCAAACCCAACAGCTTTCTCTTCCGTACCTCTTCCCGCTGTAACGTCAAGCCGTCCG gcTCAGTGCAGTGTTTGGCTGAGGCAGGTCGGAGTGAGTCTCGCTCTGTGATTAAATCCCCTCGAGAGGACAAGGCAGAGGTTTCTCAGTTACGCAAG TCTCTAGAATCTCGTTTGAAGATCACTCTTCCTGAAGATCTAGGAGAAGCTTTGTCTAACGGCACAGTCCTTTGCCAGCTTGCCAATCACGTACGCCCTCGATCAGTGTCCATCATCCACATTCCGTCTCCAGCAGTG CCTAAACTGAGTGCTGCGAAGTGTCGTCTCAATGTTGAAAACTTCATCGCTGCCTGCCGCAAGTTGGGTGTTCCCGAG gCGGACATTTGTTTAGCTTCTGATGTCCTGTGCAGTAAGATGCGTGCAGTGCAGCGCTGTGTGGAGGCTGTGTTGCTGATgggaggagaggaggagctgaaggagaagaagaaagcgctctcttcctctttctctcccttcccAATCGTTCCCAACGGCTTCCTGCTCTTCTACTGCCTCGCCATGGCGCTGCTCTACCTGCTCTACCAATACCTGATTGCATAG